The following coding sequences lie in one Mus musculus strain C57BL/6J chromosome 11, GRCm38.p6 C57BL/6J genomic window:
- the 1700125H20Rik gene encoding uncharacterized protein C17orf64 homolog isoform X1 has product MSEQGREGPELCVGSCHGFAPSSGANLPTTWGTQVTEAVGSVPCLERSSSTVPTGDALVRHAKGLSQDTFKIPLTLPVTSQCKEYLRPLKKFLRKLNLPKDLPQKKRIKYTKQSLEALGGHINTFLQHYCRAWEIKHWKKMLWRFVSLFSELEAKQLRRLYKYTKTNQTAKFLAALCPLDAPERSLLANQEDCLPRLCSAWGLHGNISGMKERLSKMQAPGQEVVMLEEPRSSHCSRGGDAHYLNKGLRKSLRVSLQQAAASSLSLSLTALFLPGRE; this is encoded by the exons ATGAGTGAACAGGGTAGAGAGGGGCCTGAGCTCTGTGTTGGCAGTTGCCATGGTTTTGCTCCGAGTTCTGGAGCCAACCTGCCCACTACCTGGGGCACTCAGGTCACAGAAGCA GTGGGGAGCGTTCCCTGTTTAGAGAGGAGCTCCAGCACCGTGCCCACGGGAGATGCTCTGGTCCGTCATGCCAAGGGCCTGAGCCAGGATACCTTCAAAATT CCCCTCACCTTGCCTGTGACCTCTCAGTGTAAAGAATACCTGAGGCCTCTGAAGAAGTTCCTTCGAAAGTTGAACCTGCCCAAGGACCTTCCCCAGAAGAAAAGGATAAAGTATACGAAGCAGAGCCTTGAGGCCCTAGGGGGCCATATTAACACCTTTCTGCAGCATTATTGCCGAGCCTGGGAGATCAAGCACTGGAAAAA AATGCTGTGGCGGTTtgtctccctcttctcagagctgGAAGCAAAGCAGCTTCGTCGGCTCTATAAGTACACCAAGACGAACCAGACGGCCAAGTTCCTG GCCGCACTCTGCCCCTTGGATGCACCGGAGAGATCACTGCTTGCCAACCAAGAGGACTGTCTTCCCAGGCTCTGCAGTGCCTGGGGCTTGCATGGAAATATCAGCGGCATGAAGGAGAGGTTGTCCAAGATGCAAGCCCCTGGCCAAGAAGTTGTcatgctggaggagccaaggtCCTCACACTGCTCCAGAGGAGGTGATGCCCACTATCTGAATAAGGGGCTGCGGAAGAGTCTGAGGGTTTCTCTGCAACAGGCTGCAGCCTCCTCTCTCAGTCTGAGCCTGACAGCTCTCTTCCTTCCTGGCCGTGAGTGA
- the 1700125H20Rik gene encoding uncharacterized protein C17orf64 homolog isoform X6, which yields MTVGSVPCLERSSSTVPTGDALVRHAKGLSQDTFKIPLTLPVTSQCKEYLRPLKKFLRKLNLPKDLPQKKRIKYTKQSLEALGGHINTFLQHYCRAWEIKHWKKMLWRFVSLFSELEAKQLRRLYKYTKTNQTAKFLAALCPLDAPERSLLANQEDCLPRLCSAWGLHGNISGMKERLSKMQAPGQEVVMLEEPRSSHCSRGGDAHYLNKGLRKSLRVSLQQAAASSLSLSLTALFLPGRE from the exons GTGGGGAGCGTTCCCTGTTTAGAGAGGAGCTCCAGCACCGTGCCCACGGGAGATGCTCTGGTCCGTCATGCCAAGGGCCTGAGCCAGGATACCTTCAAAATT CCCCTCACCTTGCCTGTGACCTCTCAGTGTAAAGAATACCTGAGGCCTCTGAAGAAGTTCCTTCGAAAGTTGAACCTGCCCAAGGACCTTCCCCAGAAGAAAAGGATAAAGTATACGAAGCAGAGCCTTGAGGCCCTAGGGGGCCATATTAACACCTTTCTGCAGCATTATTGCCGAGCCTGGGAGATCAAGCACTGGAAAAA AATGCTGTGGCGGTTtgtctccctcttctcagagctgGAAGCAAAGCAGCTTCGTCGGCTCTATAAGTACACCAAGACGAACCAGACGGCCAAGTTCCTG GCCGCACTCTGCCCCTTGGATGCACCGGAGAGATCACTGCTTGCCAACCAAGAGGACTGTCTTCCCAGGCTCTGCAGTGCCTGGGGCTTGCATGGAAATATCAGCGGCATGAAGGAGAGGTTGTCCAAGATGCAAGCCCCTGGCCAAGAAGTTGTcatgctggaggagccaaggtCCTCACACTGCTCCAGAGGAGGTGATGCCCACTATCTGAATAAGGGGCTGCGGAAGAGTCTGAGGGTTTCTCTGCAACAGGCTGCAGCCTCCTCTCTCAGTCTGAGCCTGACAGCTCTCTTCCTTCCTGGCCGTGAGTGA
- the 1700125H20Rik gene encoding uncharacterized protein C17orf64 homolog isoform X3 — protein sequence MSEQGREGPELCVGSCHGFAPSSGANLPTTWGTQVTEAVGSVPCLERSSSTVPTGDALVRHAKGLSQDTFKIPLTLPVTSQCKEYLRPLKKFLRKLNLPKDLPQKKRIKYTKQSLEALGGHINTFLQHYCRAWEIKHWKKMLWRFVSLFSELEAKQLRRLYKYTKTNQTAKFLAALCPLDAPERSLLANQEDCLPRLCSAWGLHGNISGMKERLSKMQAPGQEVVMLEEPRSSHCSRGDSLRKLPQKPKLKKKRIKERLESPKSCS from the exons ATGAGTGAACAGGGTAGAGAGGGGCCTGAGCTCTGTGTTGGCAGTTGCCATGGTTTTGCTCCGAGTTCTGGAGCCAACCTGCCCACTACCTGGGGCACTCAGGTCACAGAAGCA GTGGGGAGCGTTCCCTGTTTAGAGAGGAGCTCCAGCACCGTGCCCACGGGAGATGCTCTGGTCCGTCATGCCAAGGGCCTGAGCCAGGATACCTTCAAAATT CCCCTCACCTTGCCTGTGACCTCTCAGTGTAAAGAATACCTGAGGCCTCTGAAGAAGTTCCTTCGAAAGTTGAACCTGCCCAAGGACCTTCCCCAGAAGAAAAGGATAAAGTATACGAAGCAGAGCCTTGAGGCCCTAGGGGGCCATATTAACACCTTTCTGCAGCATTATTGCCGAGCCTGGGAGATCAAGCACTGGAAAAA AATGCTGTGGCGGTTtgtctccctcttctcagagctgGAAGCAAAGCAGCTTCGTCGGCTCTATAAGTACACCAAGACGAACCAGACGGCCAAGTTCCTG GCCGCACTCTGCCCCTTGGATGCACCGGAGAGATCACTGCTTGCCAACCAAGAGGACTGTCTTCCCAGGCTCTGCAGTGCCTGGGGCTTGCATGGAAATATCAGCGGCATGAAGGAGAGGTTGTCCAAGATGCAAGCCCCTGGCCAAGAAGTTGTcatgctggaggagccaaggtCCTCACACTGCTCCAGAGGAG ATTCTTTAAGGAAACTTCCTCAAAAACCAAAGCTGAAGAAAAAGAGGATTAAGGAAAGACTAGAATCTCCCAAGAGCTGCTCCTAA
- the 1700125H20Rik gene encoding uncharacterized protein C17orf64 homolog isoform X7: MLWRFVSLFSELEAKQLRRLYKYTKTNQTAKFLAALCPLDAPERSLLANQEDCLPRLCSAWGLHGNISGMKERLSKMQAPGQEVVMLEEPRSSHCSRGDSLRKLPQKPKLKKKRIKERLESPKSCS; the protein is encoded by the exons ATGCTGTGGCGGTTtgtctccctcttctcagagctgGAAGCAAAGCAGCTTCGTCGGCTCTATAAGTACACCAAGACGAACCAGACGGCCAAGTTCCTG GCCGCACTCTGCCCCTTGGATGCACCGGAGAGATCACTGCTTGCCAACCAAGAGGACTGTCTTCCCAGGCTCTGCAGTGCCTGGGGCTTGCATGGAAATATCAGCGGCATGAAGGAGAGGTTGTCCAAGATGCAAGCCCCTGGCCAAGAAGTTGTcatgctggaggagccaaggtCCTCACACTGCTCCAGAGGAG ATTCTTTAAGGAAACTTCCTCAAAAACCAAAGCTGAAGAAAAAGAGGATTAAGGAAAGACTAGAATCTCCCAAGAGCTGCTCCTAA
- the 1700125H20Rik gene encoding uncharacterized protein C17orf64 homolog isoform X4 — MEASDWQGGEGDKPLEKVGSVPCLERSSSTVPTGDALVRHAKGLSQDTFKIPLTLPVTSQCKEYLRPLKKFLRKLNLPKDLPQKKRIKYTKQSLEALGGHINTFLQHYCRAWEIKHWKKMLWRFVSLFSELEAKQLRRLYKYTKTNQTAKFLAALCPLDAPERSLLANQEDCLPRLCSAWGLHGNISGMKERLSKMQAPGQEVVMLEEPRSSHCSRGGDAHYLNKGLRKSLRVSLQQAAASSLSLSLTALFLPGRE, encoded by the exons ATGGAAGCCTCAGATTGGCAAGGGGGTGAAGGAGACAAGCCACTAGAGAAG GTGGGGAGCGTTCCCTGTTTAGAGAGGAGCTCCAGCACCGTGCCCACGGGAGATGCTCTGGTCCGTCATGCCAAGGGCCTGAGCCAGGATACCTTCAAAATT CCCCTCACCTTGCCTGTGACCTCTCAGTGTAAAGAATACCTGAGGCCTCTGAAGAAGTTCCTTCGAAAGTTGAACCTGCCCAAGGACCTTCCCCAGAAGAAAAGGATAAAGTATACGAAGCAGAGCCTTGAGGCCCTAGGGGGCCATATTAACACCTTTCTGCAGCATTATTGCCGAGCCTGGGAGATCAAGCACTGGAAAAA AATGCTGTGGCGGTTtgtctccctcttctcagagctgGAAGCAAAGCAGCTTCGTCGGCTCTATAAGTACACCAAGACGAACCAGACGGCCAAGTTCCTG GCCGCACTCTGCCCCTTGGATGCACCGGAGAGATCACTGCTTGCCAACCAAGAGGACTGTCTTCCCAGGCTCTGCAGTGCCTGGGGCTTGCATGGAAATATCAGCGGCATGAAGGAGAGGTTGTCCAAGATGCAAGCCCCTGGCCAAGAAGTTGTcatgctggaggagccaaggtCCTCACACTGCTCCAGAGGAGGTGATGCCCACTATCTGAATAAGGGGCTGCGGAAGAGTCTGAGGGTTTCTCTGCAACAGGCTGCAGCCTCCTCTCTCAGTCTGAGCCTGACAGCTCTCTTCCTTCCTGGCCGTGAGTGA
- the 1700125H20Rik gene encoding uncharacterized protein C17orf64 homolog, with product MEASDWQGGEGDKPLEKVGSVPCLERSSSTVPTGDALVRHAKGLSQDTFKICKEYLRPLKKFLRKLNLPKDLPQKKRIKYTKQSLEALGGHINTFLQHYCRAWEIKHWKKMLWRFVSLFSELEAKQLRRLYKYTKTNQTAKFLAALCPLDAPERSLLANQEDCLPRLCSAWGLHGNISGMKERLSKMQAPGQEVVMLEEPRSSHCSRGDSLRKLPQKPKLKKKRIKERLESPKSCS from the exons ATGGAAGCCTCAGATTGGCAAGGGGGTGAAGGAGACAAGCCACTAGAGAAG GTGGGGAGCGTTCCCTGTTTAGAGAGGAGCTCCAGCACCGTGCCCACGGGAGATGCTCTGGTCCGTCATGCCAAGGGCCTGAGCCAGGATACCTTCAAAATT TGTAAAGAATACCTGAGGCCTCTGAAGAAGTTCCTTCGAAAGTTGAACCTGCCCAAGGACCTTCCCCAGAAGAAAAGGATAAAGTATACGAAGCAGAGCCTTGAGGCCCTAGGGGGCCATATTAACACCTTTCTGCAGCATTATTGCCGAGCCTGGGAGATCAAGCACTGGAAAAA AATGCTGTGGCGGTTtgtctccctcttctcagagctgGAAGCAAAGCAGCTTCGTCGGCTCTATAAGTACACCAAGACGAACCAGACGGCCAAGTTCCTG GCCGCACTCTGCCCCTTGGATGCACCGGAGAGATCACTGCTTGCCAACCAAGAGGACTGTCTTCCCAGGCTCTGCAGTGCCTGGGGCTTGCATGGAAATATCAGCGGCATGAAGGAGAGGTTGTCCAAGATGCAAGCCCCTGGCCAAGAAGTTGTcatgctggaggagccaaggtCCTCACACTGCTCCAGAGGAG ATTCTTTAAGGAAACTTCCTCAAAAACCAAAGCTGAAGAAAAAGAGGATTAAGGAAAGACTAGAATCTCCCAAGAGCTGCTCCTAA
- the 1700125H20Rik gene encoding uncharacterized protein C17orf64 homolog isoform X5, whose amino-acid sequence MEASDWQGGEGDKPLEKVGSVPCLERSSSTVPTGDALVRHAKGLSQDTFKICKEYLRPLKKFLRKLNLPKDLPQKKRIKYTKQSLEALGGHINTFLQHYCRAWEIKHWKKMLWRFVSLFSELEAKQLRRLYKYTKTNQTAKFLAALCPLDAPERSLLANQEDCLPRLCSAWGLHGNISGMKERLSKMQAPGQEVVMLEEPRSSHCSRGGDAHYLNKGLRKSLRVSLQQAAASSLSLSLTALFLPGRE is encoded by the exons ATGGAAGCCTCAGATTGGCAAGGGGGTGAAGGAGACAAGCCACTAGAGAAG GTGGGGAGCGTTCCCTGTTTAGAGAGGAGCTCCAGCACCGTGCCCACGGGAGATGCTCTGGTCCGTCATGCCAAGGGCCTGAGCCAGGATACCTTCAAAATT TGTAAAGAATACCTGAGGCCTCTGAAGAAGTTCCTTCGAAAGTTGAACCTGCCCAAGGACCTTCCCCAGAAGAAAAGGATAAAGTATACGAAGCAGAGCCTTGAGGCCCTAGGGGGCCATATTAACACCTTTCTGCAGCATTATTGCCGAGCCTGGGAGATCAAGCACTGGAAAAA AATGCTGTGGCGGTTtgtctccctcttctcagagctgGAAGCAAAGCAGCTTCGTCGGCTCTATAAGTACACCAAGACGAACCAGACGGCCAAGTTCCTG GCCGCACTCTGCCCCTTGGATGCACCGGAGAGATCACTGCTTGCCAACCAAGAGGACTGTCTTCCCAGGCTCTGCAGTGCCTGGGGCTTGCATGGAAATATCAGCGGCATGAAGGAGAGGTTGTCCAAGATGCAAGCCCCTGGCCAAGAAGTTGTcatgctggaggagccaaggtCCTCACACTGCTCCAGAGGAGGTGATGCCCACTATCTGAATAAGGGGCTGCGGAAGAGTCTGAGGGTTTCTCTGCAACAGGCTGCAGCCTCCTCTCTCAGTCTGAGCCTGACAGCTCTCTTCCTTCCTGGCCGTGAGTGA
- the 1700125H20Rik gene encoding uncharacterized protein C17orf64 homolog isoform X2, translating into MSEQGREGPELCVGSCHGFAPSSGANLPTTWGTQVTEAVGSVPCLERSSSTVPTGDALVRHAKGLSQDTFKICKEYLRPLKKFLRKLNLPKDLPQKKRIKYTKQSLEALGGHINTFLQHYCRAWEIKHWKKMLWRFVSLFSELEAKQLRRLYKYTKTNQTAKFLAALCPLDAPERSLLANQEDCLPRLCSAWGLHGNISGMKERLSKMQAPGQEVVMLEEPRSSHCSRGGDAHYLNKGLRKSLRVSLQQAAASSLSLSLTALFLPGRE; encoded by the exons ATGAGTGAACAGGGTAGAGAGGGGCCTGAGCTCTGTGTTGGCAGTTGCCATGGTTTTGCTCCGAGTTCTGGAGCCAACCTGCCCACTACCTGGGGCACTCAGGTCACAGAAGCA GTGGGGAGCGTTCCCTGTTTAGAGAGGAGCTCCAGCACCGTGCCCACGGGAGATGCTCTGGTCCGTCATGCCAAGGGCCTGAGCCAGGATACCTTCAAAATT TGTAAAGAATACCTGAGGCCTCTGAAGAAGTTCCTTCGAAAGTTGAACCTGCCCAAGGACCTTCCCCAGAAGAAAAGGATAAAGTATACGAAGCAGAGCCTTGAGGCCCTAGGGGGCCATATTAACACCTTTCTGCAGCATTATTGCCGAGCCTGGGAGATCAAGCACTGGAAAAA AATGCTGTGGCGGTTtgtctccctcttctcagagctgGAAGCAAAGCAGCTTCGTCGGCTCTATAAGTACACCAAGACGAACCAGACGGCCAAGTTCCTG GCCGCACTCTGCCCCTTGGATGCACCGGAGAGATCACTGCTTGCCAACCAAGAGGACTGTCTTCCCAGGCTCTGCAGTGCCTGGGGCTTGCATGGAAATATCAGCGGCATGAAGGAGAGGTTGTCCAAGATGCAAGCCCCTGGCCAAGAAGTTGTcatgctggaggagccaaggtCCTCACACTGCTCCAGAGGAGGTGATGCCCACTATCTGAATAAGGGGCTGCGGAAGAGTCTGAGGGTTTCTCTGCAACAGGCTGCAGCCTCCTCTCTCAGTCTGAGCCTGACAGCTCTCTTCCTTCCTGGCCGTGAGTGA